The following coding sequences are from one Chanos chanos chromosome 12, fChaCha1.1, whole genome shotgun sequence window:
- the zgc:86598 gene encoding casein kinase II subunit alpha, translating into MSGPVTSRSRVYPDVNTQRPREYWDYESHVVEWGNQDDYQLVRKLGRGKYSEVFEAINITNNEKVVVKILKPVKKKKIKREIKILENLRGGPNIITLLDIVKDPVSRTPALVFEHVNNTDFKQLYQTLSDYDIRFYMYEILKALDYCHSMGIMHRDVKPHNVMIDHEHRKLRLIDWGLAEFYHPSQEYNVRVASRYFKGPELLVDYQMYDYSLDMWSLGCMLASMIFRKEPFFHGHDNYDQLVRIAKVLGTEDLYDYIDKYNIELDPRFNDILGRHSRKRWERFVHSENQHLVSTEALDFLDKLLRYDHQARLTAREAMEHPYFYPIVKDQARMGSTSGLPTGSTPVSSSSMMTGGITSMSSSQPLANVAGSPVISSPSTMATQVPTATGAQP; encoded by the exons ATGTCCGGTCCAGTCACTAGCAGATCCCGGGTGTATCCAGacgtaaacacacagaggcctcGGGAATACTGGGATTACGAGTCACATGTGGTCGAATGGGG AAATCAAGATGACTATCAGCTGGTGCGAAAGCTGGGCCGTGGCAAATACAGCGAAGTGTTTGAAGCCATCAACATCACAAACAACGAGAAAGTCGTCGTCAAAATACTGAAG ccagtcaagaagaagaaaatcaagCGAGAAATAAAAATTCTAGAGAATCTGAGAGGCGGTCCCAACATCATCACTCTTCTAGACATCGTCAAAGATCCAGTG TCTCGAACTCCAGCTTTGGTTTttgaacatgtaaacaacacagaCTTCAAG CAATTGTATCAGACACTATCAGACTACGACATTCGGTTCTACATGTATGAGATTTTAAAG gcgTTGGACTATTGCCACAGTATGGGAATCATGCACAGAGACGTCAAACCACACAACGTCATGATCGACCACGAACACAGAAAG CTGCGGCTCATAGACTGGGGCCTGGCGGAGTTCTACCACCCCAGTCAGGAGTACAACGTTCGAGTGGCATCTCGATACTTCAAAGGACCAGAGCTATTGGTGGACTACCAG ATGTATGACTACAGTTTAGACATGTGGAGTTTGGGCTGCATGCTGGCCAGTATGATCTTTAGGAAAGAGCCCTTCTTCCACGGACACGACAACTACGACCAG CTCGTGCGAATTGCAAAAGTGCTGGGAACTGAAGACTTGTATGACTATATCGACAAATACAACATTGAGTTAGACCCACGGTTCAACGACATTTTGGGCAG acactctcGTAAGAGGTGGGAGCGTTTTGTTCACAGTGAGAATCAGCATCTGGTTAGTACCGAGGCGCTGGACTTTCTGGACAAGCTATTGCGTTACGACCATCAAGCCCGTCTCACAGCCAGAGAAGCCATGGAGCATCCCTACTTCT ATCCCATAGTGAAAGACCAGGCACGGATGGGATCCACATCAGGACTGCCGACTGGCTCCACCCCAGTCAGCTCGTCCAGTATGATGACTG GTGGCATCACGTCCATGTCCTCATCACAACCCCTGGCCAACGTCGCAGGATCCCCGGTCATCTCGTCTCCTagcaccatggcaacacagGTTCCCACGGCAACGGGGGCGCAGCCCTGA